The following coding sequences lie in one Arachis stenosperma cultivar V10309 chromosome 5, arast.V10309.gnm1.PFL2, whole genome shotgun sequence genomic window:
- the LOC130981480 gene encoding F-box protein SKIP23-like has protein sequence MGDTDGWAHIDEDLLLEISTGFFSYDDYIQLGLVCKEWRLKLPKIPNANNVPWLLIPEETEKNSYEDEEIVQLPVAGQEILVTHGLKERGIYHVMLPKMQMQNYVIRGSSHGWLIMVSLSEGTLLLLNPFTNVEFRLPHISTFPNVIKYEPDNHGDEYTLLDFPDDESYTLDRDSTHKIQLWKVVINSPPDRNNHNFMAAAIYGPRNRLAFYKPNDMRWVEFPTRDSEFEDVIFFGVKIYAVNHAGQLYEFDTKTKSGRLEGGIHEVRPPSRVDRSTLTLKYLIGCANGSLLMLVRHFRIPLDRRDSECVETYKFDIYELKKNGKKWSRVYNLGDYILMIGFTSSVQIPASYPKTGNQIFFSDNMIEIKSCDYAVAQDLGVFSLENRRFYRLLLDVKFFCPPLWLLP, from the coding sequence ATGGGTGATACTGATGGATGGGCACACATTGATGAAGATTTGTTGCTAGAAATATCAACAGGGTTTTTTTCATACGATGATTATATCCAACTTGGATTGGTTTGCAAAGAATGGAGGTTGAAACTTCCAAAGATTCCCAATGCCAACAATGTTCCGTGGCTGCTAATACCTGAAGAAACAGAGAAGAATTCTTATGAAGACGAGGAGATCGTGCAATTACCTGTTGCAGGTCAAGAAATTCTTGTTACTCACGGCCTTAAAGAGCGGGGAATCTACCATGTCATGCTGCCAAAGATGCAGATGCAGAACTATGTCATCCGTGGTTCTTCTCATGGATGGTTAATTATGGTATCCTTATCTGAAGGTACCCTGCTACTGTTAAATCCATTTACAAATGTTGAGTTTCGTCTTCCTCACATCTCAACTTTTCCTAATGTAATTAAGTACGAGCCTGATAATCATGGAGATGAATACACTCTGTTGGATTTTCCAGACGACGAAAGTTACACCTTAGATCGAGATTCGACTCATAAAATTCAACTTTGGAAGGTTGTTATAAATTCACCTCCTGACCGCAACAATCATAATTTTATGGCGGCTGCCATATATGGACCTCGTAACCGATTAGCTTTTTATAAGCCTAATGATATGAGATGGGTAGAATTTCCAACTAGAGATTCCGAGTTTGAAGATGTTATATTTTTTGGAGTGAAGATATATGCAGTAAACCATGCTGGCCAGTTATATGAATTTGATACAAAGACAAAATCAGGGCGGCTTGAGGGAGGAATCCATGAAGTCAGACCTCCATCCCGAGTTGACAGAAGCACTTTAACGCTTAAATATCTGATTGGATGTGCCAATGGAAGTTTGTTAATGTTGGTAAGACATTTTCGCATTCCTTTGGATAGAAGAGACAGCGAATGTGTTGAAACTTACAAATTCGACATCTATGAActgaaaaaaaatggaaaaaaatggTCAAGAGTTTATAATTTGGGTgattacatactaatgatcggATTTACTTCTTCTGTTCAAATACCGGCATCTTATCCAAAGACAGGAAATCAGATATTCTTCTCAGATAACATGATAGAGATAAAATCATGTGACTATGCTGTTGCTCAAGATCTTGGCGTCTTTAGTTTGGAAAACAGACGTTTTTATAGATTATTGTTAGATGTGAAGTTTTTTTGTCCTCCTCTTTGGTTGTTACCCTAA